The DNA region CATCGTTGGAGATGCTGCCTTTCCTTTCAAATAGAACCTCATAAGACCGTATCAACTTCCTCCTGTTAAAGATCACTTCAACTCCCGACTATCCAGACCACGCAGGACCACTGAAAATGCTTTTGGGATCTTGGTAGCAAGGTGGCGGATTGTCAAGAATTCACTGATTATGGAGCCGGAAGCTGCAGAATACGTCGTGTTAGCGTATGCATAAATGCCTCTCGGCTTAGtgctacactgaaataaaataaagtataaaattccaatgttttaggaattttggcttctttccttatttagtaactCTTTTATaatcaatataaaaataaacttacTTTCTGAGTTTCACATGTCCTATCAGAAACGCCAATTCCTCGTAATGTATCCAGTCCGAAGGCTCGCAAGCTCCTGCTCCTGAGCTGGCTGCGAATTGCTGAGAACGATATTCCTTGACGAACTGGTCACGAAAACTCATCCAATGCTTTTGGACTTGTTTCACTGAAACGAAAAGATCGTCAATTACCTTTCTTCAAGTGTGCTTTTCGTTTGGTAGCTGCTGAGTGTTTGGTGTGAATCTATCAAATATCTTTAAGTGTTAGTGTAAGAGTTCTGTTAAATTcctgtttgtttattttgcgCCACAACAGTCCTCCATCCAAATCGTCcaaattagtattgattttgTACGTTGTTTTCAAGCAACTTGCACATGTTATGCAACGATTGAATTATCTCGGTGTTCCCGGTGAAAACGGTgactacccaagtaaccaaaCAGCACTAAAACGGGAAATTATACAGCACTAAAAGCGCATTTAGTGTTATGCATAACAGCTaagatgttttcaaaattgcacCAAAAGCGCATTTACAGCCGGTTTGCAGCTGATTTTGGACTTTATATATCTTTTTTACAGCTGGGCTTCTACTGTAGTCGATCCAACCctgccctgtttgaaaaatgtcgcacgtcgtacgagttgtcgcacggttttgattttaccgtttcgatatcgattggtcgaaaggacaacAAACgcacgacaaacactcgacatgcgcgacattgtttttttccatcgattttccttaatttcgacgtcacgattttcatcgacgcaaacagtttgacagttctcttcagctGATCTTGTTTGGACTTGATTTCAACCAAATTGAACCAGTTGTCGTTGCTGTTGGGCTACTGGAGGATTTTGACCGATTGACAGGTAAGTTGTGTTACTTTTCCGGAAAGTTTCGGCTGGAGTGGCGAACGGCCAAATCATAGTCTTATGTTCTGGATTTCCAGATTTCGGTTGTCGTGGCTGTGAAGGACGAAGACGGTGGGCCATGTTCCGGTATCGGGAAGAATCGGTCTGCGATTGAGAAAGCGGATTGGTGTTTTGCTTTCCGCGGAAGTTGCATTCCCAAAGGAGAAGGAGTTTCCGAGTGTTGAATGTGTCGGAAACAGAAGGAGGAGACGGAACATTCAAGCTCGGGAGTCAATCACTGTTCCGCTTGAATAAAAGGTGGAGGAGGACGAAATAATAAACTCCCGCGACGTTTCTAAACAGCCAGAATTTGTTAATGGAACCGGTGAGTAGTGTTTTGGATGAGGTGTATTGGGAGTGCGTTTGTATGacgcaaaacaaaacataaacataaaactaataattcgacgaagaaaaatattcaatttgaaattgcacaattttgtatttaagattttttcatttaataattcataaaatttcaaaattcttaacttAACTTCTGAAAtcctaatttcaaaaattctaaaaagattaagtttttttaaagtttggaggGTAAATgatgtatttaaaattttaaaatccaaacataaataaatatataactctttcgttctgaaataaaaaactaaaaattcttaaaattccaaaaatgcttAACTTCTGAaatcctaaatttaaaaaaaatcgaaggttctaaaattcctaaaactaTCAATctaaaattccataaatttttatttttaattcaaaaaaatataaaaatttgaagtttaaaaattccaacattcttaaatttttaaatttacacaattccttgcttcttttaaaattcttcaaattgcataatttaaaaaaccattGAATCTTGAAATGAGAAAATTCAAGGTTATTTATAATcttgagaatttgaaaaaaaataatgttcctagttttaataaaattctCAAGATAACATAAAATGCTAAAACTCTAGACTACTATCATAAACATAAACTACAAAcataataaaatactaaaattcctacattcatagattctaaaattgtgaaattttcggcTTTACAGAACTCTTAAAATCTAGTATTTGAAAATCCTAAAAACAAGTGCTTACATTCTGATATTCTggaaaattgtaatttaattCTTCAAGTTTTAATATTCCAAATAATttagaagttttaaaattcctgaaagtcttaatactttcaaattttttcgttttaatattttaatattataacattttaaaatttctgattccTAATATCTTGAGGTttgtaattcaaaaaaatacaataataaactagataataagtttttaaaattatctatttttatgttttacaattttgtgatttcaactatttggggtttttttttataaatattatttatgaactttgatattaactttgaaaaatatttgcaacggcattttgaaaatatttatttttgtcattggaTATATCAGAACCTCACTGCTACCCACAATAAAATCAAACATaacatgtttaattttttaaacccaAAATTCTAAAGAAAGTCAGCtttaaagtttcaaaacatgaatctttctttctcaaaattttgaaatgcaaaatatttataaaacacgTCAtgtcttaatatttttaaattcttgaatcctgcaattttttttaaattattttgttcgTTCCAGCTCTGTACAAACAGTTTCCAGAGTGCTTTTTGCTGGACGTGGACCAGCAAGAGGAAAAGAACAATGAAAATGCGTTGGTGGTGTTGGACTTCTAGCGGAATCTCAAAAGTGCAATTATCAAAACTCAGTCTTCTTCCTGGAGATACTTTCGGCCGAGAACATCCACCGGGTGAAGGCGATCGAGGTGGACAAACTTCCCACGGGGCAGCACTCGAACATTGGAAGGGTAGACAAGCAGAACCTTTCCAAAAGTGGTTGGCCATCGTCGGACCAAAAGGAGTCGGTTTGTATTTCCTTCTTGTGCAACGGCCAATCCCGTCACTAAGCGAAATTAAGAAAAGTATGGCTGCAGTGATAGtgaatatttcaaaacaaagtGCCAGGAGAGTGCAAACTAAtacaaatgaataaaaataatgaaaaacataaacaaagtgaattttattttgaaaataacctcaaaataccaaaatgacagcacacgacaaaggcacgacatcctaaataacaaaaccgtgcgacgtcggtcgaatgtcgtacgacaatgtcgaacaatttcgattatcgatcgtacgacaaatacgacattttggtgcaaaaacgtctgacattcgtgcgaaagtcgcgcgacattgtcgtgcgacgtcgtacgattgcacggacgacaaacgacggacgtccgacggacttttcagtcagggtgcaaatgtcaaaaaaatgggaggagcaaaaatattttctccCTCTTCCGTTCCTCGCaaccgtcccctaacatgacagttttcgtgagttgcacgtatccaccgacagatggcatgtgggcctcgtcggagtacgcccatcaaatacgcaactcaaaatttgcataggaaacttttttttcgtggcggcttttgtggcacgctcacttcaacagttctagactaatatttgaacgtggcgtatctctaaacaagtttttaaagaaaatgattccataatgcttattttgtcgttttaacccaaatcaaggcaaaaactatatttgattaaactattcgccattttcaaaaatttggctagataatatcgaaggccgccatcttaggcccactgggcccacaaaacggggtacgctcagtttgtatgggagctgtcaacatgctcccgggctggttCCTCGCTCAGCCCGATCTATTTTGGGTTTGTTTACCATTCAACTTTACCGACTCTCAGCTGACCGAAGGGAAATTAGATTTATTTGAGTGATATCGCGTTGTTGGGAATTTGATGTCGGGACGTTGGGAGTGATCGTCGATGTTTTCTGGTGGTTCCTGTGCCTTTATCGTCAAGCCTGTTTGGGAAATTGTTTGTTGACGGGATTGAGTAGCTTCAGATACTGTTACATTTTCTAATATAACATTCGAAATACATAAAACCTTTTTCTAAATTGCCTCCTTCGGAGTCTAGAGTCAgattcagttttaaatttcactctCAGTCAAAACGGTAGATGTGTTGTcagtttgttgaaaaaaatataacagtgTTGCTAGTGACAGTTGGTAATCAGCTCTATAACGGCTTTTATCAGAGCAGTTATTTTAGAGCTGATTTGCTTTAATCGTTGCCGTTTTACAGCTGATTAGCTGGTGAATGCTGTTTAGCAACTGATTTATGATTTCTATTAAtactggatggttacttgggcaaTCTCGGATGGTCGTCGTcggagttttgaacacgctgtatctttttcaggagcaagctagcaccatgctctcttcggaaaagtggtagagcatccaaatatgaatccggttttagtaaaGCGTGAAacgtgaattttataaaaatcaaaatccaaaaaatggggtttcccatacaaattcccatagaaattagaatcgctttgcgcgtagtgaggactaaaccaatcgtttccAAACTTGGGAGAATTGtgtaggaccccaaaaggaacttaAAAAGTGCTGTTTTAATATTACACCTTAATGCTGCAGTGCGCGCGTGTGTATGATTGCTGACGAAGATCGATACAACGTGGATAGCAGAATCAACGATAAGGACAGCTGATAACGAAAAGTGGCCGGATTGACTTCTTTTATTGTGTTTGTTTTAAGATCTATGTACTAGTTTACCGGAATCATATTCACCACACTCGGCTCAACCAAGAGCAAATTTGTTTAGGAAAGTTAGTTGAAATTGGTCTCTGAACCGTACCGGTCAAATAAACCACTATAAGAGATCCATGTTACACACAaacaaatatttccgaatgttacatcaatcatgatgtaacacttttgcacttcattaaatatttaaatttaaatacaatttgatGTTAATTAGCAACAAATTATAcggaaaaacatgatttttacgtgtgattcagccgcttacgtcgaatctcaagtttatttAAACTgggtttacatgtgattcattttcgtGCTGCATGAATTATAAGCTTtctaatggagcacccgcagtcgagcagtttttgacagttcgctccatatccattgtagaaaaaagcaaaaactgctcgaatggaagtgctccattgcaATCTGTTCGACTGATCACAATTTGCAATAACTGCGAATAATTCTTTGCCGATTGCTGCATCTCTATCCCGGACGTATCAACTGCAGCATACGGTTCGATGTCTGGCAGCCGATAGCAAGCAACAGGACAACTGATTTGTAGAATTACCTGGTAAGAACGGCCCTGGCATTCAACTTTGGACTATCCCCTCTAGTTCTTGAATAGTTGACCATTGTTGTATATAGGATGATCAGCGGTTTAATCGTTTTTTATCAACAGGAATGCCTTCGTTGATAGCTTCGTTACGGCTTCGATGTGCACGGCCCAGGTTGCGAAGTAGACGAATTTCGCAATGTATCCCTTTATCGTTGCCGAAGCTGGTCCTAGTCACTGCACTGTTGTAATGGGACCGCCCTAATCTACTCCACAGTTGAAGAACGGAGGCATCGGTTGAGTTTTCTGTATCAGAAGTTGTCCCATGATTTTTCGAGTAGTTGAGGGTTTGGCTCGGTAGCATGGGACGCAACTTTGTGGCGCTTGTTGTCTGCCATTTGGCACCCAGAACTTCTGCCTTACGGTTGCTAGCACCGCCTGTGGCCCGTTGCCCGATCGCTCTCCAGGAATGGACACAACGGAAGTAGTTTACTCTTGCTGGGTGAGGGCGACCCAGTTTCAAGTGCTGCGATTTCTACACCGTATGCTTATTGTTGTGTGTACTGGACCAGCATCCTGAAGGCTTCGCCCAACTCGATCGGCCGACGCGGCACTGTGTCATGGTGGGCCAGGTGGCCAGTTTCTAACGAACCGGTGAATCCATGCCGTGACCCGCACCATTCGGACGTATGATGAGATCTTGTGAAGGATCGACTAAATGGAAATGTCCCTGATATGTTCATTTCTCTCCGGATCAGTCTCAGGCCTGGCCAGAGGTTGTACGCGTTCACGGTTTCGACAGCGATCGCTCTTTCTGCCAGAGCAGTAAAATGGTGGAACATTTCCTTAATTTGACGATCTCACGCATCTGTATATGAACCTGTTCGAATCGTGACAGTGGGCAGTGGGAATCAGGTGGGCGAAATTGCTATACTCGTGTAACGCTTTTTgtcataaaatatgaaaatgttcGATATGAATCCGATCTGACAGAATCTGCGCTAAATTCGACCTTAGcgtgtatgtaaacaatgtccggatccatcttccgacctattgttggaatTAGTAATCGAGAGACCATTCAAACGAGTCTAAAATTTCGAAGATCTAGATCCCTGTTTCAagttttgatgtactttttgtggTATCCTGAACATTAACCTAAGTTAGGTATTCAGCGATAAGCGTGTAGAGCTGTGTATGTGTAAGTGTAAAGCGAGCGTGGATGGGGAGTTAGTCTGGCAGATGAAGCTGAGGAATAAAGATGGAGCTTTGCTCCCGTTAGGATTATAAATAGTgttaattaaaatataaacaaatagGAAGATATcacattggcgatcctgccatGCTGATAAATTGTGTTTTTGTGCGTGTTCCGGCATTTTCGCGCAGCAGGACGGCATCGTTTCGGCGATGGCACGGGCAGCCGAGCAGGCATTGCCATTACGGAACTGTGGGCCTGAGGCCAAGATGCTGAAGTTTCGGTGAGCATGTTCCGGTTATTTTGTTTGTGTGAAGCGAGCAGAGCAGAAATATGTGTGCATGTGTgaaagtatgtgtgtgtgagggaGTGTTATGCGTGATGAGCACGGCCCGGTAGGGTTAGGGCGTGTGCGGCTCGATTTAGTTTTGGCAAGAGGTCGACGACGGGCTGGTGTGTGTCTTCTTCCTTTTCACGTGTCTAAACGAAGCCCACGAACGCCACGCCGAAGTTTCTCCTTTTTTCCACCTCCCCCGTGCTGCGTCTTGCGACCAAACTACGTTTATCTTCTGCATTCGTCACGGCATGCTAAGATCGCAGCTATCCTTGATTTCGCGTTGCGCTGCCATTACTCAGATTAATCGATTCacgcatttttttatggagcgggaggaggaggaggcgagAGTAAGGAGAGCAGGGCTGAGTGTGTATGTTTGTTGTttagttatgaaaattttaaattaaatgtattttttttccgcGGAGTGAATGTGTGCTGCACGGGCGGCGCACTTAAGGAGTTTTGTTTACATGTTGCACGATAAAGGGGTTCTGATTAAAGTAGTCCATTATAACATTACCTAAAATTGGGTGAGCGGAAGTGTGATGATTACTTTATACACGATGCCGAGTTTTAAAAGGAATTTTAGTTGATGTTTAGGTGCAGTACTTATAAAAAAAGAAGCTTTATAGCCAAgagctgggtgctgaatagtggttcgcaaagtggactcaatttagaactgtcaaagcggaaccaatttactgtttataAAATGCTCCCAAGAAgtagcaagtattgtaatcgatcaataatttattttgtctggaataaaaaaaaaaaagtcgtcGCGTGGGAACCAAAAAGGCCTCTTATTGACGTGCCAATTTGCTATGTTGCGTTTATTTGTTGAAGAGTTTAAGAGATAATAACGAATATGGAAAACAAATGTAAAGTTAATGTTTAGCAGTGGATAAACAATTGCTCTTTCATATTAAACTGTTTGTACCTTTACTGAATGCAATTGCGTTTTAGGAGAATTCTCAAGAGTTATATTAATGAAGCCATCTATGCAAGGAATTATAACGACAGACTACAGTAATATTGTTACtactttaaaaatgcaaaaacat from Culex quinquefasciatus strain JHB chromosome 3, VPISU_Cqui_1.0_pri_paternal, whole genome shotgun sequence includes:
- the LOC119768886 gene encoding uncharacterized protein LOC119768886, with translation MEPLCTNSFQSAFCWTWTSKRKRTMKMRWCNYQNSVFFLEILSAENIHRVKAIEVDKLPTGQHSNIGRVDKQNLSKSGWPSSDQKESVCISFLCNGQSRH